The following are from one region of the Pectobacterium actinidiae genome:
- the zapD gene encoding cell division protein ZapD, whose protein sequence is MSDAPSTILFEYPLNEKTRTWLRIESLLQQLHQNHSLTDMGGALTFFRAIAELLDVLERGDVRTELLKELERQQQKLLQWSDVPGVDMERIHTLRRQLKDLASTLMAAPRMGQFLREDRLIGMVRQRLGIPGGCCSFDLPTLHSWLHQPQELREKLVSGWLNSLSPLKQALDMILELIRHSGTFRPQTSLNGFFQDNASDADLLRLRLELVHQLYPQISGHKTRYAIRFLPLDIENGHIPPRLTFELACC, encoded by the coding sequence ATGAGTGACGCTCCCTCAACGATTTTATTCGAATACCCGCTGAACGAAAAAACACGTACCTGGTTGCGTATCGAGTCATTATTGCAGCAGTTGCACCAAAACCACTCCCTGACCGATATGGGAGGCGCTCTGACATTTTTTCGTGCTATCGCCGAACTGCTCGATGTGCTGGAACGTGGAGATGTACGTACCGAGCTACTGAAAGAACTAGAGCGGCAACAGCAAAAACTGCTGCAATGGAGTGACGTACCAGGCGTTGACATGGAGCGCATCCATACGCTGAGACGCCAGTTGAAAGATCTGGCCAGTACGCTGATGGCTGCACCACGAATGGGGCAGTTCTTACGGGAAGATCGCCTGATTGGCATGGTTCGCCAGCGACTGGGGATCCCCGGTGGATGTTGCAGTTTCGATTTACCTACACTGCATAGCTGGTTACACCAACCTCAGGAACTGCGTGAGAAATTGGTTTCCGGCTGGCTTAACTCTTTGTCTCCGCTCAAACAAGCGCTGGATATGATCCTGGAACTGATCCGCCACTCCGGCACATTCCGCCCTCAGACAAGCCTGAACGGTTTCTTCCAGGACAATGCCTCCGATGCTGATCTGCTGCGTTTGCGCCTTGAACTGGTACATCAGCTCTATCCACAGATATCCGGTCATAAGACACGCTATGCCATCCGTTTTCTGCCATTAGATATCGAAAACGGCCACATCCCTCCGCGTTTAACATTTGAACTGGCCTGCTGCTAG
- the yacG gene encoding DNA gyrase inhibitor YacG, with amino-acid sequence MTTEITTVKCPTCKQAVIWDETSIYRPFCSKRCQLIDLGEWADEEKRIPSDDMVSDSEEWSETR; translated from the coding sequence ATGACCACAGAAATTACGACAGTGAAATGCCCAACCTGCAAGCAGGCGGTCATCTGGGATGAAACCAGCATCTATCGCCCATTTTGCAGCAAACGTTGTCAACTCATCGATTTAGGTGAATGGGCTGATGAAGAAAAGCGCATTCCAAGTGATGATATGGTTTCTGATAGTGAAGAGTGGAGCGAAACGCGCTAA
- a CDS encoding DUF721 domain-containing protein, which yields MRDSRPQSLEFLFDSASMSGKGPLQDVQQRAIALLKLNRAVRGLLPAPLHPWCRVANYRQGLLILETANASWLMRLRYEQPALLSALRAQILPSLASIDIRINPTLAAKGHEIVKNSDIAATENTDDKPLRQLSEQSAETLRTLAGNSPEKLRKILERLASLAGESTRKTSRNKK from the coding sequence ATGCGTGATAGCCGCCCACAATCACTGGAATTTCTGTTTGATAGCGCATCTATGTCGGGTAAAGGCCCGCTACAAGATGTGCAACAGCGCGCTATCGCCTTATTAAAACTCAATCGTGCCGTACGCGGATTACTGCCAGCACCGTTGCACCCATGGTGTCGCGTCGCTAATTACCGGCAAGGTTTACTAATACTGGAAACCGCCAACGCCAGTTGGCTGATGCGGTTACGTTACGAACAACCTGCGTTGCTCTCTGCATTACGCGCACAAATACTACCATCATTGGCTTCAATCGACATCAGGATTAATCCAACGCTTGCCGCAAAAGGGCATGAAATCGTGAAAAATAGTGACATTGCAGCGACGGAAAATACCGACGACAAACCGTTGCGTCAGTTGAGTGAACAAAGTGCGGAGACATTGAGGACGTTAGCAGGCAACAGCCCGGAAAAACTCAGAAAGATATTAGAACGACTGGCTTCACTGGCCGGAGAGAGTACCAGAAAAACCAGTCGTAATAAGAAGTAA
- the coaE gene encoding dephospho-CoA kinase (Dephospho-CoA kinase (CoaE) performs the final step in coenzyme A biosynthesis.), with translation MTYIVALTGGIGSGKSTVADEFAKLGATIVDADIIARQVVEPGKPALDTIRIRFGDAILNIDGSLNRTALRQRIFSSPEEKQWLNNLLHPLIHQETQALFQAASAPYILWVVPLLVENGLQQRAQRILVVDVDKETQLARTLARDGISQQQAENILAAQATREQRLAYADDIIDNSRCPNALAPQVAELHRQYLKLAAYAADRMTKNE, from the coding sequence ATGACATACATCGTAGCCTTAACGGGCGGTATCGGCAGCGGCAAAAGTACCGTAGCCGATGAATTTGCCAAATTAGGGGCCACTATCGTTGACGCTGATATCATCGCGCGTCAAGTAGTCGAGCCTGGGAAACCCGCGCTGGATACCATCAGGATCCGGTTTGGCGACGCTATACTCAATATCGATGGTTCATTGAACCGCACCGCACTACGCCAACGGATTTTTTCCTCACCTGAGGAGAAGCAGTGGCTGAATAATTTACTCCATCCGTTGATCCATCAGGAAACACAGGCCCTGTTTCAGGCTGCATCCGCACCGTATATTCTGTGGGTCGTCCCTTTACTGGTGGAGAACGGTTTACAACAGCGAGCGCAGCGTATCCTGGTCGTTGATGTAGACAAAGAAACACAGCTTGCACGCACGCTGGCCCGCGATGGCATCAGCCAGCAACAAGCAGAAAATATACTGGCAGCACAGGCTACCCGAGAACAGCGCCTGGCTTATGCCGATGATATTATTGATAACAGTCGCTGCCCAAACGCGCTGGCTCCACAGGTTGCGGAATTACACCGCCAGTACCTGAAGCTCGCCGCCTACGCAGCCGACAGGATGACTAAGAATGAGTGA
- the secM gene encoding secA translation cis-regulator SecM: MIGILNRWRQFGRRYFWPHLLLGMVAASFGLPTSLNDSQDIASLPNSSSSVSRQNNVSLNLTDLVALKEAHRRSSYSVDYWHQHAIRTVIRHLSFALTTPQTASAQQVDELQPHSLVLLDTLNALLTQDSQYPFVISPHAGRVTFYPQAHHQIGIWLAQIRGIRAGPYILS; the protein is encoded by the coding sequence GTGATTGGTATTCTAAATCGTTGGCGACAATTTGGCAGACGTTATTTCTGGCCGCATCTCTTATTAGGGATGGTCGCGGCGAGTTTTGGCCTGCCGACAAGCCTGAACGACTCACAGGATATCGCCTCACTCCCTAATTCAAGCTCTAGCGTTAGTCGCCAGAATAACGTATCGCTGAACCTTACCGATCTGGTTGCGTTGAAAGAAGCGCATCGGCGCTCGTCCTACAGCGTTGACTACTGGCATCAGCATGCGATTCGTACGGTAATCCGCCACCTTTCTTTTGCGTTGACGACGCCACAGACGGCCAGTGCCCAGCAGGTTGACGAGCTTCAACCTCATTCTCTGGTTTTGCTAGATACGCTAAATGCATTGCTGACGCAGGATTCACAGTATCCCTTTGTGATCTCCCCTCATGCTGGGCGCGTCACTTTTTATCCTCAGGCACACCATCAAATCGGCATCTGGCTTGCCCAAATCCGCGGCATCCGTGCAGGGCCATATATTCTCAGCTGA
- the mutT gene encoding 8-oxo-dGTP diphosphatase MutT, with protein MTQKQLSVAVGIIRNVEQQYFIARRPDGVHMAGMWEFPGGKVEEGETPEQALIRELREETGIEASAPQALNDKTFSTPERIITLHFFLVETWQGEPYGREGQESRWVSVEELREEEFPPANAEMIRWLKSL; from the coding sequence ATGACGCAAAAACAGTTATCCGTCGCGGTCGGCATCATCCGCAATGTGGAGCAGCAATATTTCATTGCTCGCCGCCCTGATGGCGTTCATATGGCAGGGATGTGGGAATTTCCCGGCGGTAAAGTTGAAGAGGGCGAAACGCCAGAGCAGGCGCTGATTCGTGAACTGCGTGAAGAAACGGGCATTGAAGCGAGCGCACCACAGGCGCTAAACGACAAAACGTTTTCTACGCCGGAGAGAATTATCACGCTTCATTTCTTTCTGGTTGAAACATGGCAGGGGGAACCCTATGGCCGGGAAGGTCAGGAGTCTCGCTGGGTTAGCGTAGAAGAATTACGTGAGGAAGAATTTCCGCCAGCGAATGCAGAGATGATCCGCTGGCTGAAATCGCTTTAA
- the secA gene encoding preprotein translocase subunit SecA produces MVMNILTKIFGSRNDRTLRRMRKNVDVISRLEPEMEKLSDEELQAKTLEFRVRLEKGATLESLLPEAFAVVRESSKRVFGMRHFDVQLLGGMVLNERCIAEMRTGEGKTLTATLPAYLNALTGRGVHVVTVNDYLAQRDAENNRPLFEFLGLSVGINLPGMPAPAKREAYAADITYGTNNEYGFDYLRDNMAFSPEERVQRKLYYALVDEVDSILIDEARTPLIISGPAEDSSELYISVNKIIPHLIRQEKEDSDTFHGEGHFSVDEKARQVNLTERGLVLVEELLVKEGIMEEGESLYSPTNIMLMHHVTAALRAHVLFTRDVDYIVKDGEVIIVDEHTGRTMQGRRWSDGLHQAVEAKEKVTIQNENQTLASITFQNYFRLYEKLAGMTGTADTEAFEFSSIYKLDTIVVPTNRPMIRKDLPDLVYMTEQEKIDAIIEDIKDRSVKGQPILVGTISIEKSEVVSHALEKAGIKHNVLNAKFHAMEADIVAQAGQAGAVTIATNMAGRGTDIVLGGSWQAEVAHLENPDDAQIAEIKAAWKVRHDAVLAAGGLHIIGTERHESRRIDNQLRGRSGRQGDAGSSRFYLSMEDALMRIFASDRVSNMMRKLGMKPGEAIEHPWVTKAIANAQRKVESRNFDIRKQLLEYDDVANDQRRAIYTQRNELLDVSDISETITSIREDVFKATIDSYIPPESLEEMWDTEGLEQRLKNDFDLDMPIKAWLDKEPELHEETLRERIFQQALEVYHRKEEVVGAEVMRNFEKGVMLQTLDSLWKEHLAAMDYLRQGIHLRGYAQKDPKQEYKRESFSMFAAMLESLKYEVISTLSKVQVRMPEEIEALEQQRREEAERLAQQQQFSHQEEDSLNMGSPAQADRKIGRNDPCPCGSGKKYKQCHGRLQK; encoded by the coding sequence ATGGTCATGAATATCCTAACCAAAATTTTTGGTAGCCGTAACGATCGTACGCTGCGTCGTATGCGTAAAAATGTTGATGTCATCAGTCGTTTAGAGCCAGAAATGGAAAAACTTTCAGATGAGGAACTGCAAGCGAAAACGCTGGAGTTCCGTGTTCGTCTGGAAAAAGGCGCAACGCTCGAGAGTCTGTTGCCTGAAGCCTTCGCCGTGGTGCGTGAATCCAGTAAGCGTGTATTTGGTATGCGCCACTTTGACGTGCAGCTGCTTGGCGGTATGGTACTGAACGAACGCTGCATCGCAGAGATGCGTACTGGTGAAGGTAAAACGCTGACGGCAACGTTGCCTGCGTACCTGAACGCGCTGACGGGTCGTGGCGTACACGTCGTGACCGTGAACGATTATCTGGCACAGCGTGATGCTGAAAATAACCGTCCTTTATTTGAATTCCTTGGCCTGAGTGTCGGCATCAACCTGCCGGGTATGCCTGCTCCTGCGAAGCGTGAAGCGTATGCCGCAGACATCACCTACGGTACCAATAACGAATACGGTTTTGACTACCTGCGTGACAACATGGCGTTCAGCCCAGAAGAGCGTGTGCAGCGTAAATTGTACTACGCGCTGGTGGATGAGGTTGACTCCATCCTGATCGATGAAGCGCGTACGCCGCTGATCATTTCTGGCCCGGCTGAAGACAGCTCTGAGCTTTATATCAGCGTCAATAAAATCATCCCTCACCTGATCCGTCAGGAGAAAGAAGATTCGGATACCTTCCACGGCGAAGGCCACTTCTCTGTTGATGAGAAAGCGCGTCAGGTTAACCTCACCGAGCGAGGTCTGGTTCTGGTAGAAGAATTGCTGGTGAAAGAAGGCATTATGGAGGAGGGCGAATCACTGTATTCTCCGACGAACATCATGCTGATGCACCATGTGACCGCCGCGCTGCGTGCGCACGTGCTGTTTACCCGCGATGTGGATTACATTGTGAAAGACGGTGAAGTGATCATCGTTGACGAACACACTGGCCGTACCATGCAGGGGCGTCGCTGGTCCGATGGTTTGCATCAGGCTGTTGAAGCGAAAGAGAAGGTGACCATTCAGAATGAAAACCAGACGCTGGCTTCCATTACCTTCCAGAACTACTTCCGCCTGTATGAAAAACTGGCTGGTATGACCGGTACGGCAGATACCGAAGCGTTCGAATTCAGCTCCATCTATAAGCTGGATACGATTGTGGTGCCGACCAACCGTCCGATGATTCGTAAAGACTTGCCTGACCTGGTCTACATGACTGAGCAGGAAAAAATCGATGCTATTATTGAAGATATCAAAGACCGCTCGGTAAAAGGCCAGCCGATTCTGGTCGGTACGATCTCTATCGAGAAATCGGAAGTGGTTTCTCATGCGTTGGAAAAAGCGGGCATCAAACATAATGTGTTGAATGCGAAATTCCACGCCATGGAAGCCGATATCGTTGCTCAGGCGGGTCAGGCTGGCGCGGTGACTATCGCGACTAATATGGCCGGTCGTGGTACGGACATTGTATTGGGTGGTAGCTGGCAGGCAGAAGTCGCACATCTGGAAAATCCAGATGACGCACAAATTGCAGAAATCAAAGCGGCCTGGAAAGTGCGCCATGATGCGGTGTTGGCTGCGGGTGGTTTGCATATTATCGGTACAGAGCGCCATGAGTCTCGCCGTATCGATAACCAGTTGCGTGGTCGTTCTGGTCGCCAGGGGGATGCGGGTTCATCACGCTTCTACCTGTCGATGGAAGATGCGCTGATGCGTATTTTTGCCTCCGATCGCGTTTCCAACATGATGCGTAAACTGGGTATGAAACCGGGCGAGGCGATTGAGCACCCGTGGGTCACCAAGGCGATTGCTAACGCACAGCGTAAAGTGGAAAGCCGTAACTTTGATATTCGTAAACAGCTGCTGGAATACGATGATGTGGCGAACGACCAACGTCGTGCGATCTACACACAGCGTAACGAACTGCTGGATGTGTCCGATATCAGTGAAACCATCACCAGTATTCGTGAGGATGTGTTTAAAGCGACTATCGACAGCTATATTCCACCGGAATCTCTGGAAGAAATGTGGGATACGGAAGGCCTGGAGCAGCGCCTGAAGAACGACTTCGACCTGGATATGCCGATCAAGGCGTGGCTGGATAAAGAGCCTGAGCTACATGAAGAAACGTTGCGTGAGCGTATTTTCCAGCAGGCGCTTGAGGTTTATCATCGCAAAGAAGAAGTGGTTGGCGCGGAAGTCATGCGCAACTTCGAGAAAGGCGTGATGCTGCAAACGCTCGATTCCTTGTGGAAAGAGCATCTGGCGGCAATGGATTACCTGCGTCAGGGCATCCATTTGCGTGGCTATGCACAGAAAGATCCGAAACAAGAATATAAGCGAGAGTCGTTCTCTATGTTTGCCGCAATGCTGGAATCACTGAAATATGAGGTGATCAGTACGCTGAGCAAAGTTCAGGTGAGAATGCCGGAAGAAATCGAAGCGCTGGAGCAGCAACGCCGTGAAGAAGCTGAGCGTTTGGCGCAGCAGCAACAGTTTAGCCATCAGGAAGAAGATAGCCTGAACATGGGTTCACCGGCGCAGGCTGACCGTAAAATTGGACGTAACGACCCTTGCCCCTGTGGTTCAGGCAAGAAATATAAGCAGTGCCACGGTCGCTTACAGAAATAA